One window of the Chryseotalea sp. WA131a genome contains the following:
- a CDS encoding cold shock domain-containing protein, whose translation MKEGTVKFFNEAKGFGFVRETSTGQEYFVHATGLIDKVRENDEITFDLKEGRKGLNAVDVKLAK comes from the coding sequence ATGAAAGAAGGAACAGTAAAATTCTTTAACGAAGCGAAAGGTTTTGGCTTTGTAAGAGAAACATCAACAGGACAAGAGTACTTTGTCCACGCAACAGGTTTAATCGACAAAGTTCGCGAGAACGATGAAATCACATTTGACCTGAAAGAAGGCAGAAAAGGTTTAAATGCGGTTGACGTTAAGTTAGCCAAATAA
- a CDS encoding glycosyl hydrolase 53 family protein — translation MKSKALLLLIFYLSVNCSSSTNTPIESNQSPLVFAKGADIGWITEMEAAGVKFYDKEGTQQECIKLLKDKGINSIRLRAWVNPAKGWNNTKDVVVKSIRAKNAGMRLMIDFHYSDDWADPGKQFVPSAWSKMSYTDMRTALYNYTKGVMDTLKLNGITPEWVQVGNETNDGMMWEIGRASKSMANFASLVKSGYDAVKSVSPDTQVIVHLSNGYNNSLFRWMFDGLKTNGAKWDIIGMSLYPTWAPEGLSGWATVNNNCLINMNDMVARYGTPVMVVEVGMPADQPAMANAFLKDIISKTKSIKDNKGLGVFYWEPQCYAKWQGYGLGAFDDSGKPTVAMDAFLD, via the coding sequence ATGAAATCAAAAGCGCTGTTACTTTTAATTTTTTATTTATCAGTTAATTGTTCATCTTCCACCAATACACCAATTGAGTCAAATCAATCACCTCTCGTATTCGCTAAAGGCGCTGACATTGGATGGATTACTGAAATGGAAGCGGCAGGGGTAAAATTTTATGACAAGGAGGGCACGCAACAAGAGTGTATAAAACTTTTAAAAGATAAAGGTATCAACTCCATTCGACTACGAGCTTGGGTTAATCCTGCAAAAGGCTGGAACAATACTAAAGATGTCGTGGTAAAGTCGATTCGGGCCAAAAATGCTGGCATGCGATTAATGATTGATTTCCACTATAGTGATGACTGGGCAGACCCTGGAAAACAATTTGTACCATCTGCATGGTCAAAAATGTCTTATACTGACATGAGGACTGCATTGTACAACTATACAAAAGGGGTGATGGATACACTAAAGCTAAATGGCATTACACCCGAATGGGTACAAGTTGGTAATGAAACCAACGATGGAATGATGTGGGAAATAGGTCGTGCTTCCAAATCGATGGCAAATTTTGCGAGCCTTGTAAAATCCGGTTATGATGCTGTAAAATCAGTTAGCCCCGATACACAAGTAATTGTTCACCTTTCAAATGGTTATAACAATAGCTTGTTCCGTTGGATGTTTGACGGACTTAAAACCAATGGGGCAAAATGGGACATCATTGGAATGTCTCTCTATCCCACGTGGGCACCTGAAGGGCTATCTGGTTGGGCAACTGTTAACAATAACTGTTTAATCAACATGAACGATATGGTTGCCCGATACGGTACTCCGGTAATGGTGGTAGAGGTGGGCATGCCGGCCGATCAACCAGCCATGGCAAACGCATTTTTGAAAGACATTATTAGCAAAACCAAAAGCATAAAAGATAATAAAGGTCTGGGTGTTTTCTATTGGGAACCTCAGTGCTATGCAAAGTGGCAAGGCTATGGATTGGGGGCATTTGACGATTCCGGAAAACCGACAGTGGCGATGGATGCTTTTTTAGACTAA
- a CDS encoding M20/M25/M40 family metallo-hydrolase, producing the protein MNRSKFIVLATLLLVGCKSAKIPSSTFAQPIEVKNVIPLSETKEILTTLSSDEMEGREFGTAGMEKAAAWVEDYMKKAGIKPFFSYSYQDTVTINGRKTANVVGLIGSRDDTKEYILLGAHLDHIGKAASGPDLIYNGANDDASGVTAVLQIAQQLQKNRPEANVIVALFTAEESGLLGSAYLAKRLKGLQVKIKYMLNFEMIGKAMTIGANKVYITGYNKSNLAAVMNELAGNTFATYLPEENQYQLFMRSDNYSFYEIYKVPCHTISTFDFKNYPYYHELKDEASQLDIEHMNKIINLSTTIIEKMIESNKEIKMK; encoded by the coding sequence ATGAATCGATCTAAGTTTATTGTTTTAGCAACGCTACTTCTAGTTGGTTGCAAAAGTGCCAAAATTCCAAGCTCAACGTTCGCACAGCCCATCGAGGTAAAAAATGTTATACCGCTTTCTGAAACAAAAGAAATTCTGACCACGCTATCGTCTGATGAAATGGAAGGTAGGGAATTTGGTACGGCCGGAATGGAAAAAGCAGCCGCATGGGTGGAAGACTATATGAAAAAAGCAGGCATCAAGCCCTTTTTCTCTTATAGTTATCAAGATACCGTGACTATAAATGGAAGAAAGACGGCCAATGTGGTCGGGTTGATTGGTTCAAGAGATGACACAAAGGAATATATACTTTTAGGTGCCCATTTAGATCACATTGGCAAAGCAGCCAGCGGACCTGATCTAATTTACAATGGCGCAAATGACGATGCCAGTGGTGTAACCGCTGTTTTGCAAATTGCTCAACAACTTCAAAAAAATCGTCCTGAGGCGAACGTAATTGTTGCGCTGTTTACTGCCGAAGAGAGTGGCTTGCTCGGATCTGCCTATTTAGCAAAAAGACTTAAGGGACTTCAAGTAAAGATAAAGTACATGTTAAATTTTGAAATGATCGGCAAAGCCATGACCATTGGCGCTAATAAAGTTTACATTACTGGTTATAATAAATCGAACTTGGCTGCCGTCATGAATGAGTTAGCCGGAAACACCTTTGCCACTTACTTGCCGGAGGAAAATCAATATCAATTATTTATGAGGTCTGACAACTACTCATTTTATGAAATCTACAAAGTGCCTTGTCACACCATTTCCACTTTTGATTTTAAGAATTACCCCTATTACCACGAACTGAAAGACGAAGCCAGCCAACTGGACATCGAACACATGAATAAAATCATTAATCTTTCTACTACGATAATTGAGAAAATGATCGAATCCAATAAAGAAATAAAAATGAAATAA
- a CDS encoding DEAD/DEAH box helicase, whose translation MTFSEFNFDARLVDGLLSMGYNQPTPIQEQAIPTILQKRDLIACAQTGTGKTAAYLLPILNNIIQTENRHLNTLVIAPTRELAQQIDQQIEGFAYFLGVSSIPVYGGGDGAIWDQQKRALEAGVDIIIATPGRLIAQLASGVIKLDQVEHLVLDEADRMLDMGFYEDIVSIIKYLPEKRQTLLFSATMPPKIRALANRILKDPVEINIAISKPAEGILQQAYSVYDEQKEKLIKHILKDDKYASALIFASTKENVKKLDRSLQKIGIQAKAIHSDLEQVERESILREFKNKQLSILIGTDVLSRGIDVEGISLVINFDVPPDPEDYIHRIGRTARAATTGTAITFINPNDQRKFFRIESMIGKDVEKIIVPAELGEAPAYTPETRREKSFKKPFRKKNQFGKPRSIK comes from the coding sequence TTGACATTTTCTGAATTTAACTTTGACGCGAGGTTGGTAGATGGCCTCTTATCCATGGGCTATAATCAACCTACGCCCATTCAAGAGCAAGCAATCCCAACGATTCTTCAAAAGCGCGATCTGATTGCCTGTGCCCAAACCGGTACGGGGAAAACGGCCGCCTACCTTCTTCCTATTTTGAACAATATCATCCAAACAGAAAATAGGCACCTAAATACGTTGGTCATTGCACCAACGCGCGAGTTGGCGCAGCAAATCGATCAACAGATCGAAGGCTTTGCCTACTTCCTAGGCGTTAGTTCAATACCGGTTTACGGTGGTGGCGATGGCGCTATTTGGGATCAACAAAAGCGAGCCTTAGAGGCTGGCGTTGATATTATCATTGCTACCCCAGGAAGGTTGATTGCGCAATTGGCTTCGGGGGTTATTAAGCTAGACCAAGTAGAGCATTTGGTTTTGGACGAAGCAGATCGCATGCTGGACATGGGCTTTTATGAAGACATTGTTAGCATCATTAAGTACCTGCCTGAAAAAAGGCAAACCCTTTTGTTTTCGGCCACCATGCCTCCTAAAATACGGGCCTTGGCCAATCGTATTTTGAAAGATCCTGTGGAGATAAACATAGCCATTTCTAAACCTGCAGAGGGAATTTTGCAACAAGCATATTCAGTGTATGATGAACAGAAAGAAAAACTGATCAAGCATATTCTCAAAGACGACAAATACGCGAGCGCTCTTATTTTCGCTTCGACCAAAGAGAACGTAAAAAAATTAGATCGCTCTCTGCAGAAGATTGGTATTCAAGCAAAAGCCATTCATTCCGATTTGGAACAAGTAGAGCGCGAAAGCATTTTAAGGGAATTCAAAAACAAACAACTTTCAATTTTGATCGGAACAGATGTATTGTCTCGCGGAATTGATGTGGAGGGGATTAGCTTGGTAATCAATTTTGATGTACCGCCCGATCCAGAAGATTACATTCATCGGATTGGAAGAACGGCCCGTGCGGCTACTACGGGCACGGCCATTACATTTATTAACCCGAATGATCAGCGCAAGTTTTTTAGAATTGAAAGCATGATTGGGAAGGACGTTGAAAAAATAATCGTTCCTGCTGAATTAGGGGAAGCACCTGCCTACACACCCGAGACAAGACGGGAGAAAAGTTTTAAAAAACCATTTAGAAAAAAGAACCAATTTGGTAAACCCAGAAGCATTAAATGA
- a CDS encoding glycoside hydrolase, which yields MRKYLVVFFMVASLAAISQSIDPSFYQELQYRCIGPFRAGRTVGAVGIPTQPNVFFMGVNNGGVWKTTDYGRTWKPIFDSAPTGSVGDVAVSPSNPNILYVGTGEGLHRPDLSVGDGMYKSVDGGQTWNHIGLKDAQQIGRVIVHPTNPDIVFAAVLGHPYGANEERGVFRSRDGGQSWEKVLYINHNTGAIEIEFDPGNPTTIITDLWEHREGPWENGSFLGKNNGLYKSIDGGTTWNKIGKGLPTAEQGLGRIGFGIAPSNSKIVFATVDSKENGGIYRSEDGGENWVRVSTDRRLWGRGGDFAEIRVHPENPDVVFVANTAAYRSTDGGKTWTSFKGAPGGDDYHRIWINPLQPDIMLFAADQGAVVTVNGGKSWSSWLNQPTAQLYHISTDNQFPYWVYGGQQESGAIGIASRGNGGQISMRDWMGVGADEYAYVAADPKNADIIYGGRVTKFNKKTGQTQSVAPEALRSGQYRMVRTLPLLFHPADNEMLLFATNVLWKTKTGGEKWEIISPDLTRKQPAVPNNIGDFKTESLNTMPQRGVIYSVSGSPKNANIIWAGTDDGLVHVTRDGGKNWKEVTPASLTSWDKISQLDAGHFDENTAYLSVNAFRKDDLRPHIYKTHDGGATWKEIVNGISPNAPVNVVREDPKQAGLLFAGTEREVFFSVNEGENWQPLRMNMPATSIRDLVIHEDDLVVGTHGRSIWVMDNIAPLRAMAKVTQLNQDFLFPTSTATRVRFNMFSDTPIPPDEATGKNPSDGATIDYFISNPAKEIVLEILDEKGNKIRRYTSNDKPEHLDSLKMPHPTYWIRSSQILSNGQGHHRFVWDLRYAPPQGADRQFSIAAVYKNTTSSPAGPLVHPGTYAVRLTVDGKSQEQKINVRLDPRVVISEVDLKLNTDKSMEVYKLYHDLQTLRERIDVRLTNSKYKWKKGEREAVIAQRGTGDPENPDVLYGSIYASTREKETLVSLQEKLLYILAVLQGADAKPTAQMLEAINALKTRALEIKQDFSKLVPEKNP from the coding sequence ATGCGTAAGTATCTAGTTGTTTTCTTTATGGTGGCTTCCCTTGCCGCCATTAGTCAGTCCATTGACCCATCTTTTTACCAAGAACTTCAATACAGATGCATCGGCCCGTTTCGGGCGGGGCGCACGGTGGGTGCAGTGGGAATTCCCACGCAGCCCAACGTATTTTTTATGGGAGTTAACAATGGCGGAGTTTGGAAAACCACCGACTACGGAAGAACATGGAAACCAATTTTTGATTCTGCCCCTACCGGTTCTGTAGGCGATGTGGCGGTCTCTCCTTCCAATCCCAACATCCTTTATGTTGGCACGGGAGAAGGCCTTCATCGTCCTGATTTATCCGTAGGAGATGGTATGTATAAATCCGTGGATGGTGGACAAACATGGAATCACATCGGTTTAAAAGATGCCCAACAGATTGGCCGGGTGATTGTGCACCCCACCAATCCGGATATTGTGTTTGCTGCGGTACTTGGGCATCCGTATGGAGCAAATGAAGAACGTGGGGTTTTTCGATCGCGCGATGGTGGCCAATCGTGGGAAAAAGTTTTGTACATCAATCACAACACAGGGGCAATCGAAATAGAATTTGACCCCGGTAATCCAACTACAATTATCACCGATTTATGGGAACATCGTGAAGGCCCATGGGAGAACGGTTCTTTCTTAGGCAAAAACAATGGCTTGTACAAATCAATCGATGGGGGAACTACGTGGAATAAAATCGGAAAGGGATTGCCAACTGCCGAGCAGGGATTAGGCCGCATTGGTTTTGGCATCGCGCCTAGCAACTCTAAAATTGTTTTTGCTACCGTAGATTCAAAAGAAAATGGTGGCATTTATAGAAGTGAAGATGGTGGCGAGAATTGGGTTCGTGTAAGCACCGATAGAAGATTGTGGGGCCGTGGTGGCGACTTTGCCGAAATACGTGTTCACCCTGAAAACCCTGATGTTGTATTTGTTGCAAACACTGCCGCGTATAGAAGCACTGATGGAGGAAAAACCTGGACGAGTTTTAAGGGCGCACCAGGTGGTGATGATTATCACCGCATTTGGATAAATCCATTGCAGCCGGACATCATGTTGTTTGCAGCCGACCAAGGAGCCGTTGTCACCGTCAATGGAGGTAAATCGTGGAGCAGTTGGTTAAACCAGCCAACTGCCCAGTTGTATCACATCAGCACCGACAATCAATTTCCTTATTGGGTGTATGGAGGCCAGCAAGAGAGTGGTGCGATAGGAATTGCGAGCCGAGGCAATGGAGGGCAAATTTCAATGCGCGATTGGATGGGTGTAGGTGCCGATGAATATGCGTATGTGGCGGCTGACCCCAAAAATGCTGACATTATCTATGGAGGCCGTGTTACCAAGTTCAACAAGAAAACAGGACAGACACAAAGTGTTGCTCCGGAAGCACTACGCTCCGGTCAATACAGAATGGTTCGCACGCTTCCTTTGTTGTTTCATCCTGCCGATAACGAGATGTTGTTGTTCGCTACAAATGTTTTATGGAAAACAAAAACAGGAGGGGAGAAGTGGGAAATCATTAGTCCAGATTTGACGCGCAAACAACCTGCTGTGCCCAACAATATTGGAGATTTCAAAACAGAAAGTTTGAATACGATGCCACAGCGTGGGGTGATTTATTCTGTTAGTGGTTCACCAAAAAATGCCAACATCATTTGGGCTGGCACAGACGATGGATTGGTGCATGTAACACGCGATGGCGGCAAAAACTGGAAAGAGGTTACTCCAGCATCTTTAACTTCTTGGGATAAAATCTCGCAATTGGATGCCGGACATTTTGACGAGAACACAGCTTACCTTTCGGTGAATGCTTTTCGCAAGGATGATTTGCGCCCTCATATTTATAAAACGCATGATGGAGGAGCTACTTGGAAAGAAATCGTAAATGGAATTTCACCGAATGCACCTGTGAATGTGGTGCGAGAAGACCCGAAGCAAGCAGGTTTACTTTTTGCAGGAACGGAACGTGAAGTCTTCTTCTCCGTAAATGAAGGAGAGAATTGGCAACCGCTCCGAATGAATATGCCGGCTACTTCCATTCGCGATTTGGTGATTCATGAAGATGATTTGGTGGTGGGCACACATGGCCGCTCTATTTGGGTGATGGATAACATCGCGCCTTTGCGCGCGATGGCCAAGGTCACTCAATTAAACCAAGATTTTCTTTTTCCAACTTCGACTGCAACACGCGTGCGGTTCAATATGTTTTCGGATACACCCATTCCACCCGATGAAGCCACCGGTAAAAACCCTTCTGACGGTGCTACCATTGATTACTTTATTTCCAATCCCGCGAAGGAAATTGTATTAGAGATTTTAGATGAGAAAGGAAATAAAATTAGAAGATATACCAGCAATGATAAACCCGAGCATCTCGATTCGCTGAAGATGCCACATCCTACTTATTGGATTCGGTCATCACAAATACTTTCAAACGGTCAAGGCCATCATCGGTTTGTGTGGGATTTGCGCTATGCGCCTCCACAAGGAGCGGATCGGCAGTTTTCCATTGCTGCTGTTTATAAAAATACAACTAGCAGTCCTGCAGGCCCATTAGTACATCCCGGAACGTACGCGGTTCGTTTGACGGTAGATGGCAAGTCGCAAGAGCAAAAAATAAATGTGCGCTTAGATCCACGTGTGGTGATTTCAGAAGTTGACTTGAAACTAAATACAGATAAATCGATGGAAGTATATAAACTCTACCATGACCTGCAAACGCTTCGTGAGCGGATTGACGTAAGGTTGACTAATTCGAAGTATAAGTGGAAGAAAGGGGAGAGGGAAGCTGTTATTGCTCAACGCGGAACGGGCGACCCTGAAAACCCGGATGTGCTGTATGGCAGTATCTATGCTTCCACCCGCGAAAAAGAGACACTTGTCTCCTTGCAAGAGAAGTTGCTTTACATTTTGGCGGTATTGCAAGGGGCAGATGCAAAGCCTACAGCCCAGATGTTGGAAGCTATCAATGCGTTAAAGACAAGAGCGCTAGAGATTAAGCAAGATTTTTCAAAGTTGGTTCCGGAAAAGAATCCCTAG
- a CDS encoding S8 family peptidase, whose product MRITISILFAFFFTTCWSQTNRYFVFFKDKVNTTFTVSNPSAFLSAQSIARRQKQNISIVEEDLPVNATYVQQVKATGAKTFFTSKWRNGVLVQTDAATISIINALPFVSKSELVAPNVKLQGGRIASKEREESTQQAASTNATEFQLGQIALDKMQALGYRGENINIAQFDSGWIGVNTASPFQHLFTDGRIKATFNFITNTKNVYSTDDHGTEVFSVMAGYVPNTFVGGVYKANFFLYLTEDVSTEYRIEEYNWVFAAEKADSAGVDVINSSLGYNTFDQTSMDYSYADMNGSKTVVSVAAKKATEKGMIVVCSAGNEGARAWKYITAPADVNGVLAIGSVTTTGSRSSFSSFGPSADNRIKPDVVAFGSGTVVVTPTGSIGTASGTSLASPLVACLAAGLVQAYPSLTSQEIRDAIIKSGDQSFAPDNNKGYGIPNFEGAVNSLKTIRQTDYLAVYPNPVSSSTNYQLTISFKEPIADASIVLYDLLGRVVFSYSDAITWSKIPLTLDFSNQPTGVYILEIKSSKGNYTTKVVKSN is encoded by the coding sequence ATGAGAATAACAATAAGTATTCTCTTCGCTTTCTTTTTCACCACCTGTTGGTCGCAAACCAATCGCTACTTTGTCTTTTTTAAAGATAAAGTCAATACCACTTTTACGGTTAGTAATCCATCTGCATTTTTATCAGCTCAAAGTATTGCCCGCAGGCAGAAACAAAATATATCGATTGTTGAAGAGGACCTGCCCGTGAACGCTACCTACGTTCAGCAAGTAAAAGCGACAGGAGCAAAAACTTTTTTTACCTCCAAGTGGCGGAATGGGGTGTTGGTACAAACAGATGCTGCAACTATCTCCATCATCAACGCGTTGCCTTTTGTAAGCAAGTCAGAGTTGGTGGCGCCCAATGTTAAATTACAAGGGGGAAGAATAGCCTCTAAAGAAAGAGAGGAAAGTACGCAGCAAGCAGCCTCTACCAATGCCACTGAATTTCAGCTTGGTCAAATTGCACTTGATAAAATGCAAGCGTTGGGCTATCGAGGTGAAAATATCAACATCGCTCAATTTGATAGCGGCTGGATCGGGGTGAATACGGCTAGTCCTTTTCAGCATTTATTCACGGATGGTAGAATCAAAGCAACCTTTAATTTTATTACCAACACAAAGAATGTTTATTCCACTGATGATCATGGAACGGAGGTTTTTTCTGTGATGGCAGGCTATGTCCCAAATACCTTTGTGGGTGGTGTTTACAAAGCGAATTTCTTTTTATACTTAACGGAAGATGTATCAACCGAGTACCGTATAGAAGAATACAACTGGGTGTTTGCTGCGGAAAAGGCAGATAGCGCGGGTGTAGATGTGATCAATTCATCGTTGGGGTATAACACTTTCGATCAAACCTCCATGGACTACTCCTATGCTGATATGAATGGAAGCAAAACGGTGGTGAGTGTAGCTGCCAAGAAGGCAACCGAAAAAGGGATGATTGTAGTTTGCAGTGCTGGCAACGAGGGAGCAAGAGCTTGGAAATACATTACCGCCCCCGCGGATGTAAACGGAGTGTTAGCCATTGGATCTGTTACTACAACCGGTAGTAGAAGTAGCTTTAGTTCCTTTGGTCCATCTGCAGATAATCGAATTAAACCAGACGTAGTCGCATTTGGATCGGGTACCGTAGTGGTTACGCCCACGGGTAGCATCGGAACGGCTAGCGGAACATCGTTGGCCAGCCCATTGGTTGCTTGCTTAGCTGCGGGTTTGGTGCAAGCGTACCCTAGTTTAACATCGCAAGAGATAAGAGATGCGATTATTAAATCTGGTGACCAATCATTCGCACCTGACAACAATAAAGGGTACGGCATCCCAAATTTTGAAGGCGCAGTGAATTCATTGAAGACCATTCGGCAAACGGACTATCTAGCGGTTTATCCTAATCCGGTTTCCAGCAGCACAAACTATCAATTGACGATTTCATTTAAAGAGCCGATTGCTGACGCTTCCATCGTTTTGTATGATTTATTAGGTAGAGTGGTATTTTCTTACTCCGATGCCATAACTTGGTCAAAAATTCCGTTGACCTTAGATTTTTCTAATCAACCAACGGGTGTTTACATTTTGGAAATCAAAAGCAGCAAGGGGAACTATACGACTAAGGTTGTGAAGAGCAATTGA
- a CDS encoding SPFH domain-containing protein — protein sequence MQTEIIIILVLFVAFISLFTAFVTVKQGNMAVVTVFGKYQRVMRPGLNMKIPFIEVIHSRVSVQNRSVELEFQATTQDQANVNFKAMLLFSVLNQNEETIKNVAFKFMDEQSFMTALVRTIEGSIRSFVATKKQPEILSLRTEIVLEVKQQLDQTLEGWGYHLIDLQLNDIAFDETIMKSMAKVVASNNLKAAAENEGQALLITKTKGAEADGNAIKIAAEAERIAAQLRGQGVALFREEVAKGMSQAAKEMEIAKLDSSFILFSMWTEAIRHFAEHGKGNTIFLDGSPDNMKRTMQELMSVSKGPSIVAEKEAKK from the coding sequence ATGCAAACAGAAATCATTATCATTCTCGTTCTTTTTGTAGCGTTCATTAGTTTATTTACCGCATTTGTAACGGTCAAGCAAGGCAACATGGCGGTTGTAACGGTTTTTGGGAAATACCAGCGCGTCATGCGCCCTGGGTTAAACATGAAAATCCCATTCATTGAAGTAATTCACTCGCGTGTATCGGTTCAAAACCGTTCAGTGGAGTTAGAATTTCAGGCCACCACCCAAGATCAAGCCAATGTGAATTTTAAAGCCATGTTGTTGTTCTCTGTGCTGAACCAAAATGAGGAGACCATTAAAAACGTGGCCTTCAAATTTATGGATGAACAAAGTTTTATGACAGCCCTGGTGCGCACCATTGAGGGTTCAATCCGTAGTTTTGTAGCCACTAAAAAGCAACCTGAGATTCTTTCCTTACGAACGGAAATTGTGTTGGAGGTTAAACAACAGCTCGATCAAACTTTAGAAGGTTGGGGATACCACTTGATTGACTTACAATTGAACGACATCGCCTTTGATGAAACCATTATGAAATCGATGGCAAAAGTAGTGGCCTCAAATAACTTGAAAGCGGCTGCAGAAAATGAAGGGCAAGCACTGTTGATTACCAAGACGAAAGGTGCGGAAGCAGATGGTAATGCCATCAAAATTGCAGCAGAGGCAGAGCGCATTGCCGCTCAATTGCGTGGTCAAGGCGTGGCACTCTTCCGCGAGGAAGTAGCCAAAGGTATGTCGCAGGCAGCCAAAGAAATGGAAATTGCAAAATTGGATTCTTCATTCATTTTGTTTTCAATGTGGACAGAGGCCATCCGTCATTTTGCTGAACATGGTAAAGGCAACACTATCTTTTTAGATGGCTCGCCCGACAACATGAAGCGAACAATGCAGGAGTTAATGTCGGTATCCAAAGGTCCTTCCATCGTTGCAGAAAAGGAAGCCAAAAAGTAA
- a CDS encoding nucleotidyl transferase AbiEii/AbiGii toxin family protein, giving the protein MLHKETITPELLEALQSLMSMDELAAFQLVGGTAIALQLGHRKSIDIDLFSNNKVDLRLISRSLKDKFHELTNITLTQTNVGAFIKGVRVDIYDDWLIPFRKPAFVEEGVRLSALEDLAAFKLSDITGRREEKRRIYFLFKRIGGDKMLSSFQKLRTIVV; this is encoded by the coding sequence ATGTTACACAAAGAAACGATAACACCTGAATTGCTGGAAGCTTTGCAATCCTTAATGTCTATGGATGAATTGGCCGCGTTTCAGTTGGTGGGTGGCACTGCCATTGCTTTACAGCTTGGCCATAGAAAATCAATAGACATCGATTTGTTTTCAAACAATAAAGTCGATCTAAGATTAATAAGTCGTTCGCTTAAAGATAAATTTCATGAGCTAACGAATATTACGCTGACTCAAACGAACGTTGGAGCATTCATCAAAGGTGTTCGTGTTGATATTTATGACGATTGGTTGATTCCTTTCAGAAAACCAGCATTCGTGGAAGAAGGTGTTCGTCTTTCGGCACTAGAAGATTTAGCAGCGTTCAAGTTAAGTGATATTACAGGGAGAAGAGAAGAGAAAAGAAGGATATACTTTCTGTTCAAACGTATTGGAGGAGACAAAATGCTTTCAAGCTTTCAAAAGCTACGAACCATTGTTGTCTGA
- a CDS encoding acyltransferase family protein — protein sequence MLSPFLSQKFKFWSFVSMLLLVFVHGYNLEQRYLQPWTTPDESLTVTSFAEYFLSNGLLRFRIPMLFIISGYLFALHDGQPHGQRIRKRAKTLLLPYLLWSAFALALVYAFELFPPTKELVISSHIVQIDDKRMLVHDYKWYEVMARWIFFPVAYQLWFIRVLFFYNAAYVGIRWCVVNPKAKVVFFAIAILLWLSTFGLVFVEGEGLLFFSLGVWMQKSNFNIEKPSAFLQPKIWVVVFLMAAGIKTYLAFNGVGIIGSSTYPIITLLHKLTIASGLIACWFGLDKIVSFLMNKRWWIWLSGFSFIIYAVYAPLVAILINGMFDWLDFMYGYRLITFMLLPLLVILGCIGLGAALRSVSPKTYSLLTGGRGL from the coding sequence ATGCTGTCACCATTCCTTAGTCAGAAATTTAAGTTTTGGTCGTTTGTGTCCATGCTGTTATTGGTGTTTGTGCATGGTTACAATTTAGAGCAACGGTATCTCCAACCATGGACAACTCCTGATGAATCCCTCACGGTCACATCATTTGCTGAATATTTTCTTTCCAATGGATTGTTGCGCTTTCGCATCCCGATGTTATTCATCATTTCAGGTTACCTATTTGCACTGCACGATGGTCAGCCCCATGGGCAACGCATCCGTAAACGAGCGAAGACGTTGTTGTTGCCCTATCTGCTTTGGAGTGCTTTCGCTTTAGCCTTGGTGTACGCATTCGAATTATTCCCACCAACAAAGGAACTCGTGATTAGCTCGCACATCGTACAAATTGATGACAAGCGGATGTTGGTACATGATTACAAATGGTATGAAGTAATGGCACGATGGATATTTTTTCCAGTGGCGTACCAACTTTGGTTTATTCGTGTGTTGTTTTTTTATAATGCGGCCTACGTGGGCATTCGTTGGTGTGTAGTAAACCCAAAAGCCAAAGTCGTTTTCTTTGCAATCGCCATCCTACTTTGGCTTTCAACGTTTGGGCTGGTGTTTGTGGAAGGAGAGGGCTTGCTCTTTTTTTCATTAGGTGTGTGGATGCAAAAGTCGAATTTCAATATTGAGAAACCTTCGGCTTTTCTTCAGCCCAAAATTTGGGTAGTTGTATTCTTGATGGCCGCAGGCATTAAAACCTATCTGGCTTTCAATGGAGTGGGTATTATCGGAAGTTCAACCTACCCAATCATTACCCTATTGCATAAACTTACCATCGCAAGTGGATTGATCGCGTGCTGGTTTGGTCTGGATAAAATTGTTTCGTTCCTTATGAACAAAAGGTGGTGGATTTGGCTCAGTGGTTTTTCGTTTATCATTTACGCAGTGTACGCGCCACTGGTGGCCATTCTTATCAATGGCATGTTTGATTGGTTGGATTTTATGTATGGCTATCGATTGATTACTTTTATGTTACTGCCTTTGCTTGTTATTCTCGGTTGCATCGGGCTTGGTGCAGCGTTGAGATCGGTGTCCCCAAAAACGTATTCACTTTTGACAGGCGGAAGAGGTCTTTAG